The Campylobacter concisus sequence CTCAGCTTTTAGCTCTTCTTCGATCGCTTTTGTAGCTTTTGCAAGCTCAGCCTCACCTATCTGGCAGCGGCTAGCATACTCAGGGATGTGGTGAAGTGGTTTGCCTAGGCGTTTTAGCTCTTCATTATCTTTTTCAAGTTCAGCGCGAAGTGCGATAAATTCTTTTTCAACAAACTCTTTGTCAAGGTCTTTGTAGCTTATAACGCTTGGCTTCATAGCAGCTGCGTGCATACATAAATTTCTTATAAATTCAGCTGCTTTGTTTGCAACTTCAGCACTTTCGCAAGCTGCACCGATAAGTACGCCAACGCGGCCATTTGAGTGAACGTAGCCATTTACCACGCCCTTATCATCAGCGCTAATAGTCTCAAAGCGGCGAACTACAAGGTTCTCACCGATAGTTGCGATCTGAGTTTTGAAATAATCTTCAAATTTAACACCATTTAAAGTGCTCGCATTTAGCTCTTCAACTGTTGCTATGCCGCTTGATTGGATGTGAGCTGTTGCGTCTTTTGCAAGTGCTTGAAACTGTGGGTTTCTAGCAACAAAGTCAGTCTCAGAGTTGATCTCGCTGATAGTTGCTTTTTTACATTTTGAGCAAACTTCAACGCTTACTAAGCCCTCGCTTGCAAGGCGGTCAGCCTTTTTAGCAGCTTGACCTAGGCCTTTTTCACGAAGGATGTCAACAGCTTTTTCCATGTC is a genomic window containing:
- the tsf gene encoding translation elongation factor Ts, with product MEITAQMVKELRESTGAGMMDCKKALGEANGDMEKAVDILREKGLGQAAKKADRLASEGLVSVEVCSKCKKATISEINSETDFVARNPQFQALAKDATAHIQSSGIATVEELNASTLNGVKFEDYFKTQIATIGENLVVRRFETISADDKGVVNGYVHSNGRVGVLIGAACESAEVANKAAEFIRNLCMHAAAMKPSVISYKDLDKEFVEKEFIALRAELEKDNEELKRLGKPLHHIPEYASRCQIGEAELAKATKAIEEELKAEGKPEKIWDKIIPGKIERFYADNTVLDQRLTLLGQFYVMDDKKTIEQVIEEKSKELGGKIEIVKYVRFELGEGLEKKVDDFAAEVAAQIG